From one Rhopalosiphum padi isolate XX-2018 chromosome 2, ASM2088224v1, whole genome shotgun sequence genomic stretch:
- the LOC132922365 gene encoding glycerol-3-phosphate acyltransferase 1, mitochondrial-like isoform X1, producing MAVVFTWFVSLFISDEMVETLSTGFQNLYNKYTRSENGPQDNGRCSIYIVPVNKKSSNTIDDTQGFQRYRPKARKSLVFNVKQLCQSKQLKWEIMRQSRLRPSTGQGCPICIPNTSRGNERAVSNLKNLLDIYNIGAVKKSMFGSFVDDLKFFYQLKSQEYKYIYDEVLEDEVVVKAISTVARNACEDSADGNSRFEEETKTQQANTRRILTVISANAKNWVYKVIGWFTYRVISLLATSLVVQPSQIDRVREVEQSGLPVIYLPLHKSHMDYILLGLVLTMNNIKPPLVAAGENLRVFFISKLLSFLGAFYIKRHVDTKKDQLYWSVLSSYIKNSMKNGHHIEFFLEGARTRSGKCCVPKAGLLSIIVDAYREKVIEDAWIIPVSMNYDRILEGNFVREQLGQPKKKETFFVAISTFIKAICSHYGIMRVDFNKPYRLRDLYESIDKLTQLENESLNRNGMEVMSATISYKNTVDKMAKHIVYDCWKSTPIMSTHAVCFLLLNKYRNGTTLEQLAKDILNLRSKLTQGDRDIGFSGSSIEVIKHAINLLGPKLVVYENTDEGYFIKPILDVSALIELSYYANNLISHFMHQSIVALSICKLIGMDFLNKTITETNISRNELVEDVLFLINLLQFDFVFIKPCDSLDNIVESVIRNFEEEEIILIDMMLEEERRSQNLAKLLNCDSDDDDDYLQPHVEIDVKYRVNINENSLNRLNFYRSVMMPYLECMAESAGSFLALSENSVTEREHVQTILNQMHENLEEGILSCGESISVDTIKHSFLAFERFNCLQITTEDNIKTLHVINDQSSEVNSGMQNMSEYIEEFVKQII from the exons ATCCGACGAGATGGTGGAAACGCTATCAACTGGTTTTCAAAACCTTTACAACAAGTACACCAGATCAGAAAACGGACCGCAGGACAACGGCAGGTGTAGTATATACATAGTGCCGGTGAACAAAAAATCCTCCAATACCATTGACGACACACAAGGTTTTCAGCGGTATCGTCCAAAAGCCCGCAAATCGCTTGTGTTCAATGTAAAACAACTATGCCAATCCAAGCAGTTGAAATGGGAAATCATGAGACAGAGCAGATTGCGTCCATCTACCGGACAGGGTTGTCCGATCTGCATACCC AACACGTCGAGGGGTAATGAAAGAGCCGTGTCGAATTTAAAGAACTTATTGGACATATATAACATCGGCGCCGTTAAAAAGTCAATGTTTGGCAGTTTTGTCGACGATTTAAAGTTTTTCTATCAGCTCAAAAGCCAAGAGTACAAATACATATATGACGAA GTTCTGGAAGATGAAGTTGTAGTGAAAGCAATTAGCACAGTCGCACGTAATGCGTGTGAGGATTCGGCGGACGGCAATAGCCGGTTTGAAGAAGAGACGAAAACACAGCAAGCAAACACGAGGCGCATACTAACGGTCATAAGCGCAAATGCGAAAAACTGGGTCTACAA GGTAATCGGTTGGTTCACGTACCGGGTGATCTCGTTGTTGGCGACTAGCCTCGTGGTCCAGCCTTCTCAAATTGACAGGGTCAGGGAAGTAGAACAGAGTGGCCTACCCGTTATTTATTTACCGTTGCACAAGAGTCACATGGACTATATACTTTTGGGATTAGTGTTGACGATGAATAACATTAAACCACCTCTAGTAGCAGCTGGAGAGAACCTTAGAGTTTTCTTCATTAG taaactgTTGAGTTTCTTGGGAGCGTTTTACATCAAGAGACATGTAGATACAAAAAAAGATCAATTGTATTGGTCAGTTTTGAgcagttatattaaaaacagtatGAAAAATGGACACCATATAGAATTCTTTTTAGAAGGTGCCAGAACTAGAAGTGGAAAATGTTGCGTACCTAAAG CTGGTTTATTGAGTATCATAGTGGATGCTTACCGTGAAAAAGTTATTGAAGATGCGTGGATTATCCCTGTTTCTATGAATTACGATCGAATATTGGAAGGTAATTTTGTGAGAGAACAACTTGGCCAACCAAAAAAGAAGGAAACTTTTTTTGTTGCAATATCAACATTCATTAAAGCTATTTGCTCACACTATGGAATAATGAGAGTGGATTTTAATAAGCCCTATAGATTACga gaTTTATATGAATCAATTGATAAATTGACACAATTAGAAAATGAATCATTAAATAGGAATGGTATGGAAGTGATGTCTGCAactatttcttataaaaatacagtAGACAAAATGGCAAAACATATAgtttatg ATTGTTGGAAATCAACTCCTATAATGTCAACACATGCAGTGTgctttttacttttgaataagtATAGAAATGGTACTACTTTAGAACAATTGGCTAAGGATATATTGAATTTGCGTAGTAAATTGACTCAAGGCGATAGAGATATTGGTTTCAGTGGAAGTTCCATAGAAGTTATCAAACATGCA ATTAATCTTTTAGGACCAAAATTAGTTGTATATGAAAATACTGACGAGGGCTATTTTATTAAACCAATTCTTGATGTATCAGCCTTAATAGAACTGTCATATTACGCAAATAATCTTATTTCCCATTTTATGCATCAATCAATAGTGG ctctttcaatatgtaaattaatcgGTATGGATTTTTTGAACAAAACTATAACAGAAACAAATATCTCAAGGAATGAATTGGTTGAAGatgtattatttcttataaatttattacaatttgattttgtttttattaaaccttGTGATAGTCTTGATAATATTGTGGAATCAGTTATTAGAAATTTTGAGGAAGAGGAAATTATTTTGATCGATATG atgctCGAAGAAGAGAGACGTAGCCAAAATTTAgcaaaattgttaaattgtgattccgatgatgatgatgattatcTACAGCCACATGTTGAAATTGATGTTAAATATCGC GTTAACATTAATGAAAATAGTTTGAatagattaaatttttatcgATCAGTTATGATGCCATACTTAGAATGCATGGCGGAAAGTGCTGGAAGTTTTCTTGCTTTGTCAGAAAATTCAGTGACAGAACGTGAACatgtacaaacaattttaaaccaAATGCATGAGAATTTAGAAGAGGGTATTTTGTCAtgtg GTGAAAGTATATCTGTGGATACTATAAAACATTCGTTTTTGGCGTTTGAAAgatttaattgtttacaaatcACAACAGAAGATAATATTAAGACATTACATGTTATTAATGACCAATCCAGTGAGGTAAATTCTGGAATGCAGAATATGTCAGAATATATTGAAGAATTTGttaagcaaataatttaa
- the LOC132922365 gene encoding glycerol-3-phosphate acyltransferase 1, mitochondrial-like isoform X2, with product MDLHKSDEMVETLSTGFQNLYNKYTRSENGPQDNGRCSIYIVPVNKKSSNTIDDTQGFQRYRPKARKSLVFNVKQLCQSKQLKWEIMRQSRLRPSTGQGCPICIPNTSRGNERAVSNLKNLLDIYNIGAVKKSMFGSFVDDLKFFYQLKSQEYKYIYDEVLEDEVVVKAISTVARNACEDSADGNSRFEEETKTQQANTRRILTVISANAKNWVYKVIGWFTYRVISLLATSLVVQPSQIDRVREVEQSGLPVIYLPLHKSHMDYILLGLVLTMNNIKPPLVAAGENLRVFFISKLLSFLGAFYIKRHVDTKKDQLYWSVLSSYIKNSMKNGHHIEFFLEGARTRSGKCCVPKAGLLSIIVDAYREKVIEDAWIIPVSMNYDRILEGNFVREQLGQPKKKETFFVAISTFIKAICSHYGIMRVDFNKPYRLRDLYESIDKLTQLENESLNRNGMEVMSATISYKNTVDKMAKHIVYDCWKSTPIMSTHAVCFLLLNKYRNGTTLEQLAKDILNLRSKLTQGDRDIGFSGSSIEVIKHAINLLGPKLVVYENTDEGYFIKPILDVSALIELSYYANNLISHFMHQSIVALSICKLIGMDFLNKTITETNISRNELVEDVLFLINLLQFDFVFIKPCDSLDNIVESVIRNFEEEEIILIDMMLEEERRSQNLAKLLNCDSDDDDDYLQPHVEIDVKYRVNINENSLNRLNFYRSVMMPYLECMAESAGSFLALSENSVTEREHVQTILNQMHENLEEGILSCGESISVDTIKHSFLAFERFNCLQITTEDNIKTLHVINDQSSEVNSGMQNMSEYIEEFVKQII from the exons ATCCGACGAGATGGTGGAAACGCTATCAACTGGTTTTCAAAACCTTTACAACAAGTACACCAGATCAGAAAACGGACCGCAGGACAACGGCAGGTGTAGTATATACATAGTGCCGGTGAACAAAAAATCCTCCAATACCATTGACGACACACAAGGTTTTCAGCGGTATCGTCCAAAAGCCCGCAAATCGCTTGTGTTCAATGTAAAACAACTATGCCAATCCAAGCAGTTGAAATGGGAAATCATGAGACAGAGCAGATTGCGTCCATCTACCGGACAGGGTTGTCCGATCTGCATACCC AACACGTCGAGGGGTAATGAAAGAGCCGTGTCGAATTTAAAGAACTTATTGGACATATATAACATCGGCGCCGTTAAAAAGTCAATGTTTGGCAGTTTTGTCGACGATTTAAAGTTTTTCTATCAGCTCAAAAGCCAAGAGTACAAATACATATATGACGAA GTTCTGGAAGATGAAGTTGTAGTGAAAGCAATTAGCACAGTCGCACGTAATGCGTGTGAGGATTCGGCGGACGGCAATAGCCGGTTTGAAGAAGAGACGAAAACACAGCAAGCAAACACGAGGCGCATACTAACGGTCATAAGCGCAAATGCGAAAAACTGGGTCTACAA GGTAATCGGTTGGTTCACGTACCGGGTGATCTCGTTGTTGGCGACTAGCCTCGTGGTCCAGCCTTCTCAAATTGACAGGGTCAGGGAAGTAGAACAGAGTGGCCTACCCGTTATTTATTTACCGTTGCACAAGAGTCACATGGACTATATACTTTTGGGATTAGTGTTGACGATGAATAACATTAAACCACCTCTAGTAGCAGCTGGAGAGAACCTTAGAGTTTTCTTCATTAG taaactgTTGAGTTTCTTGGGAGCGTTTTACATCAAGAGACATGTAGATACAAAAAAAGATCAATTGTATTGGTCAGTTTTGAgcagttatattaaaaacagtatGAAAAATGGACACCATATAGAATTCTTTTTAGAAGGTGCCAGAACTAGAAGTGGAAAATGTTGCGTACCTAAAG CTGGTTTATTGAGTATCATAGTGGATGCTTACCGTGAAAAAGTTATTGAAGATGCGTGGATTATCCCTGTTTCTATGAATTACGATCGAATATTGGAAGGTAATTTTGTGAGAGAACAACTTGGCCAACCAAAAAAGAAGGAAACTTTTTTTGTTGCAATATCAACATTCATTAAAGCTATTTGCTCACACTATGGAATAATGAGAGTGGATTTTAATAAGCCCTATAGATTACga gaTTTATATGAATCAATTGATAAATTGACACAATTAGAAAATGAATCATTAAATAGGAATGGTATGGAAGTGATGTCTGCAactatttcttataaaaatacagtAGACAAAATGGCAAAACATATAgtttatg ATTGTTGGAAATCAACTCCTATAATGTCAACACATGCAGTGTgctttttacttttgaataagtATAGAAATGGTACTACTTTAGAACAATTGGCTAAGGATATATTGAATTTGCGTAGTAAATTGACTCAAGGCGATAGAGATATTGGTTTCAGTGGAAGTTCCATAGAAGTTATCAAACATGCA ATTAATCTTTTAGGACCAAAATTAGTTGTATATGAAAATACTGACGAGGGCTATTTTATTAAACCAATTCTTGATGTATCAGCCTTAATAGAACTGTCATATTACGCAAATAATCTTATTTCCCATTTTATGCATCAATCAATAGTGG ctctttcaatatgtaaattaatcgGTATGGATTTTTTGAACAAAACTATAACAGAAACAAATATCTCAAGGAATGAATTGGTTGAAGatgtattatttcttataaatttattacaatttgattttgtttttattaaaccttGTGATAGTCTTGATAATATTGTGGAATCAGTTATTAGAAATTTTGAGGAAGAGGAAATTATTTTGATCGATATG atgctCGAAGAAGAGAGACGTAGCCAAAATTTAgcaaaattgttaaattgtgattccgatgatgatgatgattatcTACAGCCACATGTTGAAATTGATGTTAAATATCGC GTTAACATTAATGAAAATAGTTTGAatagattaaatttttatcgATCAGTTATGATGCCATACTTAGAATGCATGGCGGAAAGTGCTGGAAGTTTTCTTGCTTTGTCAGAAAATTCAGTGACAGAACGTGAACatgtacaaacaattttaaaccaAATGCATGAGAATTTAGAAGAGGGTATTTTGTCAtgtg GTGAAAGTATATCTGTGGATACTATAAAACATTCGTTTTTGGCGTTTGAAAgatttaattgtttacaaatcACAACAGAAGATAATATTAAGACATTACATGTTATTAATGACCAATCCAGTGAGGTAAATTCTGGAATGCAGAATATGTCAGAATATATTGAAGAATTTGttaagcaaataatttaa
- the LOC132922365 gene encoding glycerol-3-phosphate acyltransferase 1, mitochondrial-like isoform X3: MRSDEMVETLSTGFQNLYNKYTRSENGPQDNGRCSIYIVPVNKKSSNTIDDTQGFQRYRPKARKSLVFNVKQLCQSKQLKWEIMRQSRLRPSTGQGCPICIPNTSRGNERAVSNLKNLLDIYNIGAVKKSMFGSFVDDLKFFYQLKSQEYKYIYDEVLEDEVVVKAISTVARNACEDSADGNSRFEEETKTQQANTRRILTVISANAKNWVYKVIGWFTYRVISLLATSLVVQPSQIDRVREVEQSGLPVIYLPLHKSHMDYILLGLVLTMNNIKPPLVAAGENLRVFFISKLLSFLGAFYIKRHVDTKKDQLYWSVLSSYIKNSMKNGHHIEFFLEGARTRSGKCCVPKAGLLSIIVDAYREKVIEDAWIIPVSMNYDRILEGNFVREQLGQPKKKETFFVAISTFIKAICSHYGIMRVDFNKPYRLRDLYESIDKLTQLENESLNRNGMEVMSATISYKNTVDKMAKHIVYDCWKSTPIMSTHAVCFLLLNKYRNGTTLEQLAKDILNLRSKLTQGDRDIGFSGSSIEVIKHAINLLGPKLVVYENTDEGYFIKPILDVSALIELSYYANNLISHFMHQSIVALSICKLIGMDFLNKTITETNISRNELVEDVLFLINLLQFDFVFIKPCDSLDNIVESVIRNFEEEEIILIDMMLEEERRSQNLAKLLNCDSDDDDDYLQPHVEIDVKYRVNINENSLNRLNFYRSVMMPYLECMAESAGSFLALSENSVTEREHVQTILNQMHENLEEGILSCGESISVDTIKHSFLAFERFNCLQITTEDNIKTLHVINDQSSEVNSGMQNMSEYIEEFVKQII; the protein is encoded by the exons ATCCGACGAGATGGTGGAAACGCTATCAACTGGTTTTCAAAACCTTTACAACAAGTACACCAGATCAGAAAACGGACCGCAGGACAACGGCAGGTGTAGTATATACATAGTGCCGGTGAACAAAAAATCCTCCAATACCATTGACGACACACAAGGTTTTCAGCGGTATCGTCCAAAAGCCCGCAAATCGCTTGTGTTCAATGTAAAACAACTATGCCAATCCAAGCAGTTGAAATGGGAAATCATGAGACAGAGCAGATTGCGTCCATCTACCGGACAGGGTTGTCCGATCTGCATACCC AACACGTCGAGGGGTAATGAAAGAGCCGTGTCGAATTTAAAGAACTTATTGGACATATATAACATCGGCGCCGTTAAAAAGTCAATGTTTGGCAGTTTTGTCGACGATTTAAAGTTTTTCTATCAGCTCAAAAGCCAAGAGTACAAATACATATATGACGAA GTTCTGGAAGATGAAGTTGTAGTGAAAGCAATTAGCACAGTCGCACGTAATGCGTGTGAGGATTCGGCGGACGGCAATAGCCGGTTTGAAGAAGAGACGAAAACACAGCAAGCAAACACGAGGCGCATACTAACGGTCATAAGCGCAAATGCGAAAAACTGGGTCTACAA GGTAATCGGTTGGTTCACGTACCGGGTGATCTCGTTGTTGGCGACTAGCCTCGTGGTCCAGCCTTCTCAAATTGACAGGGTCAGGGAAGTAGAACAGAGTGGCCTACCCGTTATTTATTTACCGTTGCACAAGAGTCACATGGACTATATACTTTTGGGATTAGTGTTGACGATGAATAACATTAAACCACCTCTAGTAGCAGCTGGAGAGAACCTTAGAGTTTTCTTCATTAG taaactgTTGAGTTTCTTGGGAGCGTTTTACATCAAGAGACATGTAGATACAAAAAAAGATCAATTGTATTGGTCAGTTTTGAgcagttatattaaaaacagtatGAAAAATGGACACCATATAGAATTCTTTTTAGAAGGTGCCAGAACTAGAAGTGGAAAATGTTGCGTACCTAAAG CTGGTTTATTGAGTATCATAGTGGATGCTTACCGTGAAAAAGTTATTGAAGATGCGTGGATTATCCCTGTTTCTATGAATTACGATCGAATATTGGAAGGTAATTTTGTGAGAGAACAACTTGGCCAACCAAAAAAGAAGGAAACTTTTTTTGTTGCAATATCAACATTCATTAAAGCTATTTGCTCACACTATGGAATAATGAGAGTGGATTTTAATAAGCCCTATAGATTACga gaTTTATATGAATCAATTGATAAATTGACACAATTAGAAAATGAATCATTAAATAGGAATGGTATGGAAGTGATGTCTGCAactatttcttataaaaatacagtAGACAAAATGGCAAAACATATAgtttatg ATTGTTGGAAATCAACTCCTATAATGTCAACACATGCAGTGTgctttttacttttgaataagtATAGAAATGGTACTACTTTAGAACAATTGGCTAAGGATATATTGAATTTGCGTAGTAAATTGACTCAAGGCGATAGAGATATTGGTTTCAGTGGAAGTTCCATAGAAGTTATCAAACATGCA ATTAATCTTTTAGGACCAAAATTAGTTGTATATGAAAATACTGACGAGGGCTATTTTATTAAACCAATTCTTGATGTATCAGCCTTAATAGAACTGTCATATTACGCAAATAATCTTATTTCCCATTTTATGCATCAATCAATAGTGG ctctttcaatatgtaaattaatcgGTATGGATTTTTTGAACAAAACTATAACAGAAACAAATATCTCAAGGAATGAATTGGTTGAAGatgtattatttcttataaatttattacaatttgattttgtttttattaaaccttGTGATAGTCTTGATAATATTGTGGAATCAGTTATTAGAAATTTTGAGGAAGAGGAAATTATTTTGATCGATATG atgctCGAAGAAGAGAGACGTAGCCAAAATTTAgcaaaattgttaaattgtgattccgatgatgatgatgattatcTACAGCCACATGTTGAAATTGATGTTAAATATCGC GTTAACATTAATGAAAATAGTTTGAatagattaaatttttatcgATCAGTTATGATGCCATACTTAGAATGCATGGCGGAAAGTGCTGGAAGTTTTCTTGCTTTGTCAGAAAATTCAGTGACAGAACGTGAACatgtacaaacaattttaaaccaAATGCATGAGAATTTAGAAGAGGGTATTTTGTCAtgtg GTGAAAGTATATCTGTGGATACTATAAAACATTCGTTTTTGGCGTTTGAAAgatttaattgtttacaaatcACAACAGAAGATAATATTAAGACATTACATGTTATTAATGACCAATCCAGTGAGGTAAATTCTGGAATGCAGAATATGTCAGAATATATTGAAGAATTTGttaagcaaataatttaa
- the LOC132922365 gene encoding glycerol-3-phosphate acyltransferase 1, mitochondrial-like isoform X4, protein MVETLSTGFQNLYNKYTRSENGPQDNGRCSIYIVPVNKKSSNTIDDTQGFQRYRPKARKSLVFNVKQLCQSKQLKWEIMRQSRLRPSTGQGCPICIPNTSRGNERAVSNLKNLLDIYNIGAVKKSMFGSFVDDLKFFYQLKSQEYKYIYDEVLEDEVVVKAISTVARNACEDSADGNSRFEEETKTQQANTRRILTVISANAKNWVYKVIGWFTYRVISLLATSLVVQPSQIDRVREVEQSGLPVIYLPLHKSHMDYILLGLVLTMNNIKPPLVAAGENLRVFFISKLLSFLGAFYIKRHVDTKKDQLYWSVLSSYIKNSMKNGHHIEFFLEGARTRSGKCCVPKAGLLSIIVDAYREKVIEDAWIIPVSMNYDRILEGNFVREQLGQPKKKETFFVAISTFIKAICSHYGIMRVDFNKPYRLRDLYESIDKLTQLENESLNRNGMEVMSATISYKNTVDKMAKHIVYDCWKSTPIMSTHAVCFLLLNKYRNGTTLEQLAKDILNLRSKLTQGDRDIGFSGSSIEVIKHAINLLGPKLVVYENTDEGYFIKPILDVSALIELSYYANNLISHFMHQSIVALSICKLIGMDFLNKTITETNISRNELVEDVLFLINLLQFDFVFIKPCDSLDNIVESVIRNFEEEEIILIDMMLEEERRSQNLAKLLNCDSDDDDDYLQPHVEIDVKYRVNINENSLNRLNFYRSVMMPYLECMAESAGSFLALSENSVTEREHVQTILNQMHENLEEGILSCGESISVDTIKHSFLAFERFNCLQITTEDNIKTLHVINDQSSEVNSGMQNMSEYIEEFVKQII, encoded by the exons ATGGTGGAAACGCTATCAACTGGTTTTCAAAACCTTTACAACAAGTACACCAGATCAGAAAACGGACCGCAGGACAACGGCAGGTGTAGTATATACATAGTGCCGGTGAACAAAAAATCCTCCAATACCATTGACGACACACAAGGTTTTCAGCGGTATCGTCCAAAAGCCCGCAAATCGCTTGTGTTCAATGTAAAACAACTATGCCAATCCAAGCAGTTGAAATGGGAAATCATGAGACAGAGCAGATTGCGTCCATCTACCGGACAGGGTTGTCCGATCTGCATACCC AACACGTCGAGGGGTAATGAAAGAGCCGTGTCGAATTTAAAGAACTTATTGGACATATATAACATCGGCGCCGTTAAAAAGTCAATGTTTGGCAGTTTTGTCGACGATTTAAAGTTTTTCTATCAGCTCAAAAGCCAAGAGTACAAATACATATATGACGAA GTTCTGGAAGATGAAGTTGTAGTGAAAGCAATTAGCACAGTCGCACGTAATGCGTGTGAGGATTCGGCGGACGGCAATAGCCGGTTTGAAGAAGAGACGAAAACACAGCAAGCAAACACGAGGCGCATACTAACGGTCATAAGCGCAAATGCGAAAAACTGGGTCTACAA GGTAATCGGTTGGTTCACGTACCGGGTGATCTCGTTGTTGGCGACTAGCCTCGTGGTCCAGCCTTCTCAAATTGACAGGGTCAGGGAAGTAGAACAGAGTGGCCTACCCGTTATTTATTTACCGTTGCACAAGAGTCACATGGACTATATACTTTTGGGATTAGTGTTGACGATGAATAACATTAAACCACCTCTAGTAGCAGCTGGAGAGAACCTTAGAGTTTTCTTCATTAG taaactgTTGAGTTTCTTGGGAGCGTTTTACATCAAGAGACATGTAGATACAAAAAAAGATCAATTGTATTGGTCAGTTTTGAgcagttatattaaaaacagtatGAAAAATGGACACCATATAGAATTCTTTTTAGAAGGTGCCAGAACTAGAAGTGGAAAATGTTGCGTACCTAAAG CTGGTTTATTGAGTATCATAGTGGATGCTTACCGTGAAAAAGTTATTGAAGATGCGTGGATTATCCCTGTTTCTATGAATTACGATCGAATATTGGAAGGTAATTTTGTGAGAGAACAACTTGGCCAACCAAAAAAGAAGGAAACTTTTTTTGTTGCAATATCAACATTCATTAAAGCTATTTGCTCACACTATGGAATAATGAGAGTGGATTTTAATAAGCCCTATAGATTACga gaTTTATATGAATCAATTGATAAATTGACACAATTAGAAAATGAATCATTAAATAGGAATGGTATGGAAGTGATGTCTGCAactatttcttataaaaatacagtAGACAAAATGGCAAAACATATAgtttatg ATTGTTGGAAATCAACTCCTATAATGTCAACACATGCAGTGTgctttttacttttgaataagtATAGAAATGGTACTACTTTAGAACAATTGGCTAAGGATATATTGAATTTGCGTAGTAAATTGACTCAAGGCGATAGAGATATTGGTTTCAGTGGAAGTTCCATAGAAGTTATCAAACATGCA ATTAATCTTTTAGGACCAAAATTAGTTGTATATGAAAATACTGACGAGGGCTATTTTATTAAACCAATTCTTGATGTATCAGCCTTAATAGAACTGTCATATTACGCAAATAATCTTATTTCCCATTTTATGCATCAATCAATAGTGG ctctttcaatatgtaaattaatcgGTATGGATTTTTTGAACAAAACTATAACAGAAACAAATATCTCAAGGAATGAATTGGTTGAAGatgtattatttcttataaatttattacaatttgattttgtttttattaaaccttGTGATAGTCTTGATAATATTGTGGAATCAGTTATTAGAAATTTTGAGGAAGAGGAAATTATTTTGATCGATATG atgctCGAAGAAGAGAGACGTAGCCAAAATTTAgcaaaattgttaaattgtgattccgatgatgatgatgattatcTACAGCCACATGTTGAAATTGATGTTAAATATCGC GTTAACATTAATGAAAATAGTTTGAatagattaaatttttatcgATCAGTTATGATGCCATACTTAGAATGCATGGCGGAAAGTGCTGGAAGTTTTCTTGCTTTGTCAGAAAATTCAGTGACAGAACGTGAACatgtacaaacaattttaaaccaAATGCATGAGAATTTAGAAGAGGGTATTTTGTCAtgtg GTGAAAGTATATCTGTGGATACTATAAAACATTCGTTTTTGGCGTTTGAAAgatttaattgtttacaaatcACAACAGAAGATAATATTAAGACATTACATGTTATTAATGACCAATCCAGTGAGGTAAATTCTGGAATGCAGAATATGTCAGAATATATTGAAGAATTTGttaagcaaataatttaa
- the LOC132922613 gene encoding uncharacterized protein LOC132922613, with protein MDPATVALILSFSALAVAATGKPPNGRGAFGYPDDEHVIITQYGPMRYEPITADQMNRPYDGDGKSAPSGRGYYKAEVIPLDMNTWKPAAGADGRWVGRSAADGRVDSFDVPLRVGYSVRPPARRRRHDYLQLVGYRTRPQQPHWNHHQPAVLRRRIDTDPLEVPVRPRFFEGRTQFA; from the exons ATGGACCCAGCGACGGTCGCGCTGATATTGTCGTTCTCGGCGCTCGCCGTTGCTGCCACTGGCAAACCGCCGAACGGCCGCGGCGCATTCGGTTATCCGGACGACGAGCACGTGATCATCACTCAGTACGGGCCGATGCGGTACGAACCGATCACCGCCGACCAGATGAACAGACCGTACGACGGCGACGGGAAATCCGCTCCGTCCGGCCGCGGCTATTACAAGGCCGAGGTGATACCGTTGGACATGAACACCTGGAAGCCCGCGGCCGGCGCCGACGGCCGTTGGGTCGGCAGATCGGCCGCCGATGGCCGGGTCGATTCGTTCGACGTGCCGCTCCGGGTCGGATATTCGGTGCGGCCCCCGGCACGACGACGCCGACACGATTACCTGCAGTTGGTGGGTTATCGGACGCGACCGCAGCAACCGCACTGGAACCATCATCAGCCGGCCGTCCTACGCCGACGCATCGACACCGATCCTCTGGAGGTACCGGTCCGACCGcg GTTTTTTGAAGGCAGGACACAGTTTGCCTGA
- the LOC132923002 gene encoding kappaPI-actitoxin-Avd3d-like, producing the protein MDPRRRDNSYLVFVCTLALGFLICMPVTTHSLIRGDCFLPPDEGNCGNRLTLRVKYYFDSTNDDCSEFLYFGCGGNDNRFDTFEECENVCLFNNGF; encoded by the exons ATGGACCCGAGGAGACGTGACAATAGTTATTTGGTTTTCGTGTGCACGCTGGCCTTGGGTTTTCTCATCTGTATGCCCGTCACTACTCACTCGTTGATCAGag GTGACTGTTTCTTACCACCAGACGAAGGCAATTGTGGAAATCGATTGACTTTGAGAGTAAAATACTACTTTGACTCAACTAATGACGACTGCTCAGAATTCCTTTACTTCGGTTGTGGTGGCAACGATAATCGATTTGATACATTCGAAGAATGCGAAAATGTATGCCTATTTAATAACGGGTTTTAA